A genomic stretch from Peromyscus eremicus chromosome 6, PerEre_H2_v1, whole genome shotgun sequence includes:
- the Slc16a1 gene encoding monocarboxylate transporter 1, with protein MPPAIGGPVGYTPPDGGWGWAVVVGAFISIGFSYAFPKSITVFFKEIELLFTATTSEVSWISSIMLAVMYAGGPISSVLVNKYGSRPVMIAGGCLSGCGLIAASFCNTVKELYFCIGVIGGLGLAFNLNPALTMIGKYFYKKRPLANGLAMAGSPVFLCTLAPLNQAFFGIFGLKGSFLILGGLLLNCCVAGSLMRPIGPKPGKVEKLKSKESLEEAGKSDANTDLIGGSPKGEKSSALQTINKFLDLSLFAHRGFLLYLSGNVVMFFGLFTPLVFLSNYGKSQHYSSEKSAFLLSILAFVDMVARPSMGLVANTKWIRPRVQYFFAASVVANGVCHLLAPLSTSYVGFCIYAGVFGFAFGWLSSVLFETLMDLVGPQRFSSAVGLVTIVECCPVLLGPPLLGRLNDMYGDYKYTYWACGVILIIAGIYLFVGMGINYRLVAKEQKAEEKQKREAKEEEASTDGGGGEKPKEVAKAAQSPQQNSAGDPAEEESPV; from the exons ATGCCACCTGCAATTGGAGGACCAGTCGGATATACACCCCCAgatggaggctgggggtgggcagtggtggttGGAGCCTTCATTTCTATCGGCTTCTCTTATGCATTTCCCAAATCCATCACTGTCTTCTTCAAAGAAATTGAACTTTTATTCACTGCTACTACCAGTGAAGTGTCATGGATATCATCCATCATGCTGGCTGTCATGTATGCTGGAG GTCCTATCAGCAGTGTCCTGGTGAATAAATATGGCAGCCGTCCGGTAATGATTGCTGGTGGCTGCCTGTCTGGTTGTGGCTTGATTGCAGCGTCTTTCTGTAACACAGTGAAGGAACTTTACTTTTGCATTGGCGTCATTGGAG GTCTTGGGCTTGCTTTCAACTTGAACCCAGCTCTGACCATGATTGGCAAGTATTTCTACAAGAAGCGACCATTGGCCAATGGGCTGGCCATGGCAGGCAGCCCTGTGTTCCTCTGTACCCTGGCTCCACTTAATCAGGCTTTCTTTGGTATTTTTGGCTTGAAAGGAAGCTTCCTAATTCTTGGGGGCCTCCTGCTAAACTGTTGTGTAGCTGGATCCCTGATGCGACCAATAGGGCCTAAACCAGGCAAGGTAGAAAAACTGAAGTCCAAAGAGTCTCTTGAGGAAGCTGGAAAATCTGATGCCAACACAGATCTCATTGGAGGAAGCCCCAAAGGAGAAAAGTCGTCAGCCTTGCAAACAATTAATAAGTTCCTGGACCTGTCCCTGTTTGCCCACAGAGGCTTTTTGCTGTACCTGTCTGGAAATGTGGTCATGTTTTTTGGACTCTTTACCCCTTTGGTCTTTCTTAGTAATTATGGTAAGAGTCAGCATTATTCCAGTGAGAAGTCAGCCTTCCTCCTTTCCATTCTGGCTTTTGTCGATATGGTAGCCAGACCTTCCATGGGACTTGTAGCCAACACTAAGTGGATCAGACCTCGGGTCCAGTACTTCTTTGCTGCTTCTGTTGTTGCAAACGGAGTGTGCCATTTGCTAGCACCTTTGTCTACGAGCTATGTTGGGTTCTGTATCTACGCGGGAGTCTTTGGATTTGCCTTTGGTTGGCTCAGCTCCGTGTTATTTGAAACACTGATGGACCTCGTTGGACCCCAGAGGTTCTCCAGTGCTGTGGGCTTGGTGACCATTGTGGAATGCTGTCCCGTCCTCCTAGGACCACCACTTTTAG GCCGCCTCAATGACATGTATGGAGACTACAAGTACACGTACTGGGCCTGTGGCGTGATCCTCATCATCGCGGGCATCTATCTCTTCGTTGGCATGGGCATCAATTACCGACTTGTGGCCAAAGAGCAGAAAGCCgaggagaagcagaagagggAAGCTAAGGAGGAGGAGGCCAGCACagatggcggcggcggcgagaAGCCCAAGGAAGTAGCCAAGGCAGCACAGTCCCCGCAGCAGAACAGCGCCGGAGACCCCGCAGAGGAGGAGAGTCCCGTCTGA